The following are encoded together in the uncultured Sphaerochaeta sp. genome:
- a CDS encoding reverse transcriptase domain-containing protein → MSPLLSNIMLNESDRELEKRGHRFVRYADDMMILCKSERAALRVMESTTKFLEKKLKLKVNREKTVVRRITNDIKFLGYGFYSSGEVKLKVHPQSWKKLRTKLKEILNKNNGWSYEFRKMRLAYLVRGWVNYFRLANAKQRLLQLDEWIRHKIRAVILKANWRVRSRYRLFRQQGVKHEEALSVANARQGTWALSGYWKVSRWLSVDVLRAHGYLFFSDMYGKLHRVM, encoded by the coding sequence TTGTCACCACTGTTGAGCAACATCATGCTGAACGAAAGTGACAGGGAACTTGAAAAGCGAGGTCATCGTTTCGTTCGGTATGCGGATGATATGATGATACTGTGTAAGAGTGAAAGGGCCGCCTTAAGGGTGATGGAGAGTACCACGAAATTTCTTGAGAAGAAACTGAAGCTGAAAGTGAACAGGGAAAAGACCGTCGTTCGTAGAATTACCAACGACATAAAATTCCTTGGCTACGGATTCTACAGTAGTGGAGAGGTGAAACTGAAAGTCCATCCTCAAAGCTGGAAGAAACTGAGAACGAAACTGAAAGAGATTCTGAACAAGAACAACGGGTGGTCGTACGAATTCAGGAAGATGCGACTTGCATACCTTGTGAGAGGATGGGTGAACTATTTCCGACTGGCAAACGCTAAGCAGAGACTGTTACAGCTTGATGAATGGATTAGACACAAGATTCGGGCAGTGATTCTCAAAGCGAATTGGAGAGTACGGTCAAGATACCGGCTTTTCAGACAACAGGGCGTAAAACATGAGGAAGCACTCAGTGTAGCCAATGCGAGGCAAGGAACCTGGGCCCTGTCTGGATATTGGAAAGTGTCACGGTGGTTAAGTGTGGATGTGCTACGAGCACACGGATATCTCTTTTTCAGTGATATGTATGGGAAATTACACCGAGTGATGTAA
- a CDS encoding reverse transcriptase domain-containing protein has translation MEVPKQNVKDSQLQLEGLFSEDSPEGEGRKTASVSVRKNPEEGNQPTITSEEESLLTKTLDHIVSLQNMRTAFMKVAGKKGAGGVDGMKTEELTQYLQNNYSMVRQSLLEGTYKPQPVRRVEIPKDNGKTRDLGIPTVIDRGIQMAIVQVLTRIYEPKFSESSFGFRPGRSAHDALEKCIEHAREGYVWVVDMDLEKFFDTVPQSRLLQLVSETIKDGRVISLLYKYLKGGVMVDGIRQETTIEYLRVGRCHHC, from the coding sequence ATGGAAGTACCCAAACAGAACGTAAAAGACAGCCAACTTCAACTCGAAGGACTGTTTTCTGAGGATAGCCCGGAAGGCGAAGGTAGGAAAACAGCGTCTGTGTCTGTGAGGAAGAACCCAGAGGAAGGAAATCAACCAACGATCACTAGTGAAGAAGAGAGTCTCCTGACAAAGACACTGGACCACATTGTCAGTCTCCAGAATATGCGGACAGCATTCATGAAGGTTGCGGGCAAGAAAGGAGCAGGCGGGGTAGATGGGATGAAGACTGAGGAACTCACTCAGTACCTCCAGAACAACTACAGCATGGTACGCCAGAGTCTATTGGAAGGGACGTACAAGCCACAGCCGGTACGGAGGGTGGAAATACCTAAAGATAACGGCAAGACAAGGGACCTTGGAATTCCGACTGTCATAGACAGGGGAATCCAGATGGCAATCGTGCAGGTACTCACAAGGATCTATGAACCGAAATTCAGTGAATCGAGTTTTGGTTTCAGACCCGGAAGGAGTGCACACGATGCATTGGAAAAGTGTATCGAGCATGCCCGTGAAGGATACGTATGGGTGGTGGATATGGACTTGGAGAAATTCTTTGACACCGTTCCCCAGAGCAGATTACTGCAACTGGTGAGCGAGACGATTAAGGATGGACGAGTCATATCTCTGCTGTACAAATACCTGAAAGGCGGAGTCATGGTCGATGGCATCAGACAGGAAACGACCATCGAGTACCTCAGGGTGGGCCGTTGTCACCACTGTTGA
- a CDS encoding ABC transporter permease, with amino-acid sequence MNILRQASFISIIALGEFFVVLIANMDMSITSIIGMTSIFFAGLVVNAGIPMFWAFVIVFGLAILVGILNGALTVYGHMPSFIATLTVMNIIKGIYFIYSKGLPISGLPESFNFLGAGYIGFIPFPVILLLLVATSLHIFTRHTELGRSFYAVGGNVEASKLSGINVKFVGILAFVLSAILSCIGALGYPNRT; translated from the coding sequence ATGAATATTCTGAGGCAAGCATCCTTCATTTCAATTATTGCCTTGGGGGAATTCTTTGTTGTCTTGATCGCGAATATGGATATGTCGATTACTTCCATTATTGGAATGACTTCCATATTCTTTGCAGGCCTGGTTGTGAATGCAGGGATTCCTATGTTTTGGGCTTTTGTAATTGTATTTGGCCTTGCAATCCTTGTTGGTATTCTCAATGGTGCGTTAACTGTGTATGGGCATATGCCTTCGTTCATAGCCACTCTTACAGTGATGAACATCATCAAGGGTATCTACTTCATATACTCGAAGGGGTTGCCTATTTCAGGACTTCCTGAGAGCTTTAACTTCTTAGGAGCTGGCTATATTGGATTCATTCCATTCCCGGTAATACTGTTGTTGCTTGTAGCTACTTCATTGCATATCTTTACGCGGCATACAGAACTGGGAAGAAGTTTCTACGCTGTGGGAGGCAATGTTGAGGCAAGTAAACTGTCGGGAATCAACGTTAAATTCGTCGGGATTCTGGCATTTGTACTGAGTGCAATTCTGTCTTGTATTGGCGCTCTTGGGTACCCAAACAGAACGTAA
- a CDS encoding sugar ABC transporter ATP-binding protein: protein MDAEKLVEVKKCTMVFPGVKALDEVDFTLLAGECHGLVGENGAGKSTLSKCIIGDYHMTAGQLFVQGEPIHIPSYSVRKSNEMGIAIVHQEFQLMEDMNGLENIFIGRYEKKGPVIDWKQLQERADELLDYLQCKVDLKVKVKHLRTAEKQIIQLAKAMLDNPKVLILDELTAVLQEEGIQNIFRIIELLKARGIGIIYISHRLDEIFECCDRYTVLCDGKYINSGYVKDINKHQLVKMIIGRELRNVYPEKNQQFGETLLEVRHLTAPKAFKDVSLEVKAGEVVGISGLLGAGKTELIHAIYGNHKIVSGEVLVRGKPVRIKNPKMAIKLGLGLVPDERRILGLNMLYNIKENTILPSMNKFRKWKIFQDHEKEDQAAKAINAKMNLRYYSLRQLISKLSGGNQQKVVIAKWMLRECDIFLLDEPTRGIDIGAKFEIYSLINELAKAGKAVILVSPELEEIIGLSNKVYVLYEGQVMDLVEGENIKQEVIIHDLLGVKEK from the coding sequence ATGGATGCAGAGAAGTTGGTTGAAGTAAAGAAATGCACGATGGTCTTTCCTGGGGTCAAGGCCTTGGACGAGGTTGACTTCACCTTACTAGCCGGAGAATGTCATGGGCTGGTGGGAGAGAATGGGGCCGGAAAATCAACCTTGTCCAAATGTATCATTGGTGATTATCACATGACAGCTGGACAACTGTTTGTCCAGGGTGAACCTATCCATATCCCTTCCTATTCGGTCAGAAAGTCGAATGAAATGGGGATAGCTATTGTCCATCAGGAATTTCAGCTCATGGAAGACATGAATGGGCTGGAGAACATATTCATTGGACGATATGAGAAGAAGGGCCCTGTCATCGACTGGAAGCAGTTGCAGGAACGTGCAGATGAGTTGTTGGATTACCTGCAATGCAAGGTGGATCTCAAGGTGAAAGTAAAACATCTGAGAACTGCTGAAAAACAGATTATCCAGTTGGCAAAGGCAATGCTCGATAACCCGAAGGTTTTGATTTTGGATGAGCTTACAGCAGTTCTCCAAGAAGAGGGTATACAGAATATTTTTAGAATCATTGAGTTGCTCAAGGCAAGAGGGATTGGAATTATTTATATTTCCCATCGTCTTGATGAGATTTTTGAATGTTGTGATCGGTACACAGTGCTTTGTGATGGAAAGTACATCAACAGTGGATATGTAAAGGACATCAATAAGCATCAATTGGTTAAGATGATTATTGGTAGGGAGTTGAGGAATGTCTATCCAGAAAAGAACCAACAGTTTGGTGAAACCTTGTTGGAGGTGCGCCATCTTACAGCGCCCAAGGCATTCAAGGATGTTTCTCTTGAAGTGAAAGCAGGGGAGGTTGTAGGTATCTCAGGGTTACTTGGCGCTGGGAAAACGGAACTAATCCATGCAATCTATGGAAACCATAAGATTGTCTCAGGGGAAGTCCTTGTCCGTGGGAAGCCTGTTCGGATCAAGAATCCGAAAATGGCTATAAAATTGGGGCTTGGACTGGTTCCTGATGAGAGACGAATCTTGGGGCTGAACATGCTCTACAACATCAAAGAGAATACCATTCTTCCTTCAATGAACAAGTTCAGGAAGTGGAAGATATTTCAGGACCACGAGAAGGAGGATCAAGCGGCAAAGGCCATAAATGCCAAGATGAACCTTCGGTACTACTCGTTGCGGCAGCTGATCAGTAAGCTTTCAGGAGGAAATCAGCAGAAGGTTGTCATTGCGAAGTGGATGTTACGTGAATGTGACATCTTCCTTCTGGATGAACCAACGAGAGGTATTGATATTGGCGCCAAGTTTGAGATCTATTCCTTGATCAATGAACTTGCAAAGGCAGGCAAGGCTGTAATTTTGGTTTCTCCGGAACTTGAAGAAATTATTGGTCTCTCAAACAAGGTATATGTCTTGTATGAGGGACAGGTGATGGATTTAGTTGAAGGCGAGAATATTAAACAAGAAGTAATCATCCATGATTTATTAGGAGTAAAAGAGAAATGA
- a CDS encoding glycoside hydrolase family 20 zincin-like fold domain-containing protein, protein MITVLPEPKRLIDTEGFSTLFTTIHIGTDDARLLEIAKNRFWNYPGILGDITADSLQIDLVASLDLLGVENEELFRDQGYALVVTEDHVTLRYEHSAGYINGLTTIKMLLQEKTNGYILPCCEIVDWPSVAVRAVAPTFSWYAGYGRIGFDSQLWDYDKWVEFLNISLDNKINQFNMVMYGYWPFEFEQYPETVLRDVPLKIWNAENNAWLQIKYTHPNIVNPYLDRLIEYGHMMEFSFFAYVGLNSYNGGYSIKHPEARMIPPESSQFLNDFDSLCLSNEQNVDYILSSMRHIAQLGFDGFSLEESEEGFWFCECESCKSNWRSSGASPGEAKHKANIWLLNRIWETVKSVNPDATLGIRAFRQPPLEKDPSFLEECVRTMPKGINLFWAPGLYVPETEFPKWVHAFGKEHIWGRDTEANSITSTMGRLYRTFASNLIRYEDEANEQVIETDIAQHIGSIEMGVHGINGFMFEWYGLFLHEFAHGNYGWGSKMEPETFFKRACQLHFGSLGEKVFYVMKNMLTIHESQMPFYTTAFPFQKNKIQRSDIPAIMEAKERHPEILAILKELYCACNENPRLQCWAPHFSKLINAERRNAVIYDMVLASLAYEEEQDPVKKDALLDEILLFNERDFAIAKEMFFDVNPVSETGVKSCMFPYHEIKRLIHNIRHPEDPDNDIICSGIEALGWLWL, encoded by the coding sequence ATGATTACTGTATTACCGGAACCCAAACGTCTGATTGATACCGAGGGTTTCTCAACACTTTTTACAACAATACATATTGGTACTGATGATGCTCGGTTACTGGAAATTGCAAAAAACCGTTTTTGGAATTATCCAGGTATTCTTGGTGATATCACTGCGGACTCCCTGCAGATTGATTTGGTCGCGTCCTTGGATTTGCTTGGAGTCGAAAACGAAGAGTTGTTCAGAGATCAAGGATATGCTCTGGTGGTTACAGAAGATCACGTTACATTGCGTTATGAGCATAGCGCTGGGTATATCAATGGACTCACCACTATAAAGATGCTTCTGCAGGAAAAAACTAACGGATACATACTACCTTGTTGCGAGATTGTAGATTGGCCATCAGTAGCGGTCAGGGCGGTAGCTCCTACATTTTCCTGGTATGCCGGGTATGGAAGAATAGGCTTTGATTCACAACTCTGGGACTATGATAAGTGGGTTGAGTTCCTGAACATCAGCCTCGATAACAAGATCAACCAGTTCAACATGGTCATGTACGGATACTGGCCGTTTGAATTCGAGCAGTACCCGGAGACAGTGCTGAGAGATGTTCCTCTCAAGATATGGAATGCTGAGAACAATGCATGGTTGCAAATCAAGTATACGCATCCCAATATTGTTAACCCCTATCTCGATAGACTGATCGAGTATGGGCATATGATGGAATTCTCCTTCTTCGCTTATGTTGGACTGAATTCCTATAATGGAGGGTATTCCATCAAGCATCCTGAAGCTAGGATGATTCCTCCGGAATCCAGCCAATTCCTCAATGATTTTGATTCACTCTGTCTGAGCAATGAACAGAATGTGGACTATATTCTCTCTTCAATGCGGCACATTGCTCAACTGGGATTTGATGGCTTCTCGTTGGAAGAGAGTGAAGAAGGATTCTGGTTTTGTGAATGTGAATCCTGTAAAAGTAATTGGAGATCATCTGGCGCAAGCCCAGGTGAAGCAAAGCATAAAGCAAATATTTGGTTACTGAATAGAATCTGGGAGACGGTGAAGTCAGTGAACCCTGATGCAACATTGGGTATCAGGGCTTTCAGGCAACCTCCGCTTGAGAAGGATCCTTCATTCCTGGAAGAGTGTGTTCGCACCATGCCCAAAGGTATCAATCTCTTCTGGGCACCGGGGCTCTATGTTCCCGAAACGGAGTTCCCCAAATGGGTCCATGCCTTTGGGAAAGAGCATATCTGGGGAAGGGACACTGAAGCTAATTCAATTACTTCTACCATGGGAAGACTCTACCGGACTTTTGCCTCTAATCTGATTCGCTATGAAGATGAAGCAAATGAACAGGTCATTGAGACTGATATTGCCCAACATATTGGAAGTATTGAAATGGGTGTTCACGGAATCAATGGATTCATGTTTGAATGGTATGGCCTGTTCCTCCATGAATTCGCCCATGGTAATTATGGGTGGGGCTCAAAAATGGAACCCGAAACATTCTTCAAGCGTGCTTGTCAGCTGCATTTTGGTTCCCTTGGAGAGAAGGTGTTCTATGTGATGAAAAACATGCTTACCATCCACGAGAGTCAGATGCCGTTCTACACCACTGCATTCCCATTCCAGAAGAACAAGATCCAGAGGAGCGATATTCCTGCAATCATGGAAGCCAAGGAGAGGCATCCTGAGATTCTAGCAATACTCAAGGAGCTTTACTGTGCCTGCAATGAGAATCCACGGCTACAATGCTGGGCTCCCCATTTCAGTAAGCTTATCAATGCTGAGAGAAGAAATGCAGTGATCTATGACATGGTCCTGGCTTCTCTTGCATATGAAGAAGAACAAGACCCAGTGAAGAAGGATGCTCTTCTTGATGAAATCCTCTTGTTCAATGAGAGGGACTTTGCCATCGCAAAGGAGATGTTCTTTGATGTGAATCCTGTGAGTGAAACCGGCGTTAAAAGCTGTATGTTCCCCTATCATGAGATTAAACGATTGATACACAACATCAGGCATCCAGAAGACCCAGACAATGACATTATTTGTTCTGGTATCGAAGCCCTCGGTTGGCTTTGGTTATAA
- a CDS encoding sugar ABC transporter substrate-binding protein, with translation MKKGVVTLLVLVLASTMVFAQGAPEGADDQTKIGVSIMELSAYTWYLGVIDGCEQWAKDNPEANFTFQFEDSRSDVSTMLNNIEALVTGGAKGIILFPADASSAIPTMKQYVAKGIPFVIGDYAQNPQKESDIVWETFVGHDMRMLGETAGKVAVEYLKTLNKQNPVCLFISRPTSGQVSLDRYEGFRDVVLASFPKARIIEEGDVGAGSRDSAQSLMENVLQREPVIDVVSGHNDAEVVGAYNAAKAANRREIKFIGIAGDKDVLSYITDGNESWIGEVLQNPVDLGYQATEAMYQALVEKKTLEKVWDLPKPEAITPANVAKYDWQNWSWL, from the coding sequence ATGAAAAAAGGAGTTGTTACATTACTGGTTCTCGTTTTGGCGAGCACAATGGTTTTCGCCCAAGGTGCACCAGAAGGGGCTGATGATCAAACAAAAATCGGTGTAAGCATCATGGAATTGTCTGCTTATACATGGTACCTCGGGGTAATTGATGGTTGTGAGCAGTGGGCAAAAGATAACCCAGAAGCAAACTTTACTTTCCAGTTTGAGGATTCTCGTTCTGATGTATCCACCATGCTGAACAATATTGAGGCACTAGTCACCGGTGGCGCAAAAGGTATCATTTTGTTCCCTGCTGATGCGTCCTCAGCAATTCCGACCATGAAGCAGTATGTGGCGAAAGGAATTCCCTTTGTTATTGGTGACTATGCTCAGAATCCTCAGAAAGAGAGTGATATTGTATGGGAGACTTTTGTTGGTCACGACATGAGGATGCTCGGAGAAACAGCAGGAAAAGTTGCTGTTGAGTATCTCAAGACCTTGAACAAACAGAATCCTGTGTGTCTGTTTATCAGCAGACCTACCTCTGGCCAAGTTTCGCTTGACAGGTATGAAGGTTTTAGGGATGTAGTATTGGCTTCATTCCCGAAGGCAAGGATTATTGAAGAAGGTGATGTTGGTGCAGGTTCAAGAGACTCAGCCCAGAGCCTCATGGAAAATGTCTTGCAGAGAGAACCTGTTATTGATGTGGTCAGTGGACACAACGATGCTGAGGTAGTGGGAGCATATAATGCTGCTAAGGCCGCCAACCGACGAGAGATCAAATTCATTGGAATTGCAGGGGACAAGGATGTTCTCAGCTATATTACCGATGGAAATGAGAGCTGGATTGGTGAAGTTCTCCAGAACCCAGTAGACCTTGGGTATCAGGCAACAGAGGCAATGTATCAGGCACTTGTTGAGAAGAAGACCTTGGAGAAAGTTTGGGATCTTCCAAAACCGGAAGCTATTACCCCAGCGAATGTTGCTAAGTACGATTGGCAGAACTGGTCCTGGCTCTAG
- a CDS encoding creatininase family protein: MQLIDMFFDQIEDAKKRNVPFIIPIGTIEYHAHHASCGTDTMVINGCLRELEKEREIVVMPPIWYGVASYAVGGPETGTIHVDEDAHTQYLYAVLKSLIYGGNKNIYLMVHHQTEEDALMPMTISCHKAAKKVIMEYMEETRGRGWWGSNSFQDYYENLGSRDDPFSYIKVMPLIGKEAQHACGGFDHAGKWETSLMMGTYPENVDLSLCERNTEWFAQNAVEASTELGGHMVSCVLDWLRETIV, encoded by the coding sequence ATGCAATTGATTGATATGTTTTTCGACCAGATTGAGGATGCCAAGAAACGGAATGTTCCCTTCATCATCCCCATCGGAACTATTGAATACCATGCGCATCATGCGTCCTGTGGTACAGACACGATGGTGATTAATGGGTGCTTAAGAGAATTGGAGAAAGAGAGGGAAATCGTTGTAATGCCACCGATTTGGTACGGGGTTGCCTCGTATGCTGTTGGGGGTCCTGAAACCGGGACAATCCATGTTGATGAAGATGCTCACACCCAATATCTCTATGCTGTGTTGAAATCACTCATCTATGGTGGAAACAAAAATATCTACCTCATGGTACACCACCAGACAGAGGAAGATGCTCTGATGCCGATGACCATCTCCTGCCATAAGGCTGCAAAGAAAGTAATCATGGAATATATGGAAGAGACAAGAGGAAGAGGTTGGTGGGGGAGTAATAGCTTCCAGGATTACTATGAGAATCTTGGTTCTAGAGATGACCCATTCTCCTATATAAAAGTAATGCCGTTGATCGGTAAAGAAGCACAGCATGCATGTGGAGGCTTTGACCATGCCGGAAAATGGGAAACCTCCCTAATGATGGGCACATACCCTGAGAACGTAGACCTCTCCTTGTGCGAGAGGAATACCGAGTGGTTTGCGCAAAATGCTGTTGAAGCAAGCACAGAGCTCGGAGGTCATATGGTTTCCTGTGTGCTTGATTGGTTACGAGAGACCATAGTCTGA
- a CDS encoding sensory rhodopsin transducer, giving the protein MDYGKKVWVFPDAELPPRGNNPIPGHESIIITNLGDQEACISITLLYVDKDPVENITVSVGAKRVRCLRTNEDKDFSGHTATIGEQYAILLESDVPVVAQYGRAEPRNVSFYTTPGYCE; this is encoded by the coding sequence GTGGACTACGGAAAAAAAGTGTGGGTCTTTCCTGATGCAGAGTTGCCTCCCAGAGGAAATAACCCAATCCCAGGACATGAATCTATCATCATTACCAACCTTGGAGACCAGGAAGCATGCATTTCGATTACCTTGCTTTATGTTGATAAGGATCCGGTTGAAAATATTACAGTTTCTGTGGGTGCTAAACGAGTTCGATGTCTCCGGACCAATGAAGATAAGGATTTCTCTGGTCATACAGCAACCATCGGGGAACAATATGCAATCCTATTGGAGAGTGATGTACCTGTGGTAGCCCAATATGGGAGAGCCGAACCCCGCAATGTGAGTTTCTATACGACTCCTGGATACTGTGAATAG
- a CDS encoding DUF4432 family protein: protein MKLHVTKAQFTSTETLLLESDTVRISTFIFRTGVEAVRISIGIGTFVWLPFFGQSLWSWEIGGIEQKFKGFISEPDYAARNFLHNYGALMIHCGITAMGNPSKEDTHLHHGELPLAKYDSAWIEFSDGPFPISLHGSYRYTVPFIASYEFSPSLRISETGTSVLVDSQLKNLQKTSLEYMYLNHLNLSLDHVTELQYGIDEFNKNTVTVLDETIPGVVDDPALFLHPSKISTISPELVAIMKNKPEHGDVCVNTLIRENHEKVWVATNTSTLDHTVAWLTKTLDRSACGFSLPATAGPRGKTAETKQGNMKLLEPGSSIRFQFAFGLDEYPESKSLQTAITMLGGIV, encoded by the coding sequence ATGAAATTGCATGTAACTAAAGCCCAATTCACCTCAACAGAGACATTGCTTCTTGAGAGTGATACTGTTCGTATTTCTACCTTTATCTTTAGAACAGGTGTGGAAGCTGTCCGTATTTCAATCGGGATTGGAACCTTTGTTTGGTTACCATTCTTTGGACAGAGCCTCTGGAGCTGGGAAATTGGTGGTATTGAACAGAAATTCAAGGGATTTATATCTGAACCTGATTACGCTGCCAGAAACTTCCTGCATAATTATGGAGCTCTCATGATCCACTGTGGCATTACTGCAATGGGCAACCCAAGCAAGGAAGACACCCATCTCCATCATGGAGAGTTGCCTCTTGCAAAATATGACAGCGCCTGGATAGAGTTCTCTGATGGACCGTTCCCTATATCATTACATGGGAGTTATCGATATACAGTTCCTTTCATTGCCTCATATGAATTCTCCCCTTCCCTCAGGATTTCCGAGACAGGTACCTCTGTATTGGTCGATTCACAATTGAAAAATCTACAGAAAACATCACTGGAATATATGTATCTCAATCATCTGAATCTCTCTTTGGACCATGTCACTGAGTTGCAGTATGGAATTGATGAATTCAACAAGAACACAGTAACAGTACTCGATGAAACCATTCCCGGTGTGGTTGATGATCCCGCTCTTTTCTTGCACCCTTCGAAGATTTCCACGATCAGTCCTGAACTGGTGGCGATCATGAAGAATAAGCCAGAACATGGAGATGTGTGTGTGAATACCCTGATTCGCGAGAATCATGAGAAGGTTTGGGTCGCAACAAATACCTCTACACTCGACCACACAGTTGCTTGGCTGACTAAGACACTAGACCGCTCAGCCTGTGGGTTCAGCCTACCTGCAACTGCAGGTCCTAGAGGGAAAACAGCTGAAACCAAGCAAGGAAATATGAAACTACTTGAACCAGGTAGTTCGATAAGGTTCCAATTTGCATTTGGGTTGGACGAATACCCAGAAAGCAAATCATTACAAACAGCAATTACTATGTTAGGAGGAATTGTATGA
- a CDS encoding M24 family metallopeptidase, translating into MMDRVRIPEEEYFGRIKKASKLMEEAGLDVLVTHCNEADYSFVRYFTNYWPLFETAGVAIGRDGKAALMVGPESSKYAADRSVLKDIFTLLEYRESADPAYPEAKVSTYKDVFEFLGVKGSNLRIGIAGYLVTNPIQLEGLKRCFPNAEIIRNEEIVRSLRMIKSVNELACMQRGFDIVKKATEAVMAEIRPGVTELQMVGIAQKCIYEHGAEYEGLPMYVFSEKSTSHAISRSTYRTIEKGDLVQLNLSAKIEGYSPSIGMPISMGPLVGEKRDLVEFCLSMHNWTLEQVKVGAEASKIAKDFYAKAVEAGMQDYFVYGPCHGTGMIEVEAPWMETSSNYKLQENMTFQVDTYFSAEKFGCRWETGICVKPGKSLLLSEPLGKIYEIPC; encoded by the coding sequence ATGATGGACAGGGTAAGAATCCCAGAAGAAGAGTACTTCGGGAGAATCAAGAAGGCTTCAAAGTTGATGGAAGAAGCTGGATTGGATGTTTTAGTCACTCACTGTAATGAAGCAGACTATTCATTCGTGCGGTATTTTACGAACTACTGGCCACTTTTCGAAACTGCAGGGGTGGCTATTGGACGAGATGGAAAAGCTGCTTTGATGGTAGGCCCTGAAAGTTCAAAGTATGCTGCTGACAGAAGTGTACTCAAAGACATCTTCACCTTGTTGGAGTATCGTGAATCTGCAGATCCTGCCTATCCTGAAGCAAAGGTAAGTACATACAAAGATGTATTCGAATTCCTCGGAGTGAAAGGAAGCAATCTACGCATTGGTATTGCTGGATACCTGGTTACCAACCCCATTCAGCTTGAAGGTTTGAAAAGATGTTTCCCGAATGCCGAAATTATCAGGAATGAAGAGATTGTCCGATCGCTCAGAATGATTAAATCTGTCAATGAGCTTGCCTGTATGCAAAGAGGGTTCGACATTGTAAAGAAAGCCACTGAGGCAGTGATGGCTGAAATCCGCCCAGGAGTAACTGAGCTCCAGATGGTTGGTATCGCACAGAAATGTATCTATGAACATGGAGCTGAATACGAAGGACTTCCCATGTACGTATTCAGCGAAAAATCGACTAGTCATGCTATCTCGCGTTCTACCTATCGAACCATTGAAAAAGGAGACCTGGTACAGTTGAACCTTTCGGCAAAGATAGAGGGATACAGTCCAAGTATCGGGATGCCAATCAGTATGGGACCACTAGTAGGCGAGAAGCGTGACTTGGTTGAGTTCTGCCTCTCCATGCATAACTGGACACTGGAGCAGGTGAAAGTAGGAGCTGAAGCATCCAAAATTGCCAAGGATTTCTATGCCAAAGCTGTTGAAGCCGGGATGCAGGACTACTTTGTGTACGGACCATGTCATGGAACCGGTATGATCGAGGTAGAGGCTCCTTGGATGGAAACCTCTTCCAACTATAAGCTTCAGGAAAACATGACATTCCAAGTTGATACATACTTCTCAGCAGAGAAATTTGGCTGTAGGTGGGAGACTGGAATATGCGTGAAACCTGGAAAATCTTTGTTGCTCAGTGAACCTCTTGGAAAGATTTATGAAATCCCATGCTAA